A single genomic interval of bacterium harbors:
- a CDS encoding ABC transporter substrate-binding protein, which produces MPARAQVPIPYGEEEEARFRQALEEFTAEQYPAAAESFRKLARQQTLHQRTTASYIMAARAYLFAGNPKPGLRLLEEFRDRYAESAYVPESWLISGDATRLAGGSARAVECYLRAWITGFSDTLLLRRKLAEMQKPVLSPYDTRKTETLLKSIPSGEELAAVLGLRPELTQVQAGRQRGGAVDPTPDGQPQGKEKRAAKKAVEEVIVAVAVPGREKDERKRAMVEHLLRGMRTACDLYAEGKQPSVRIRVLHSDASDTLATSLDALFQNPQVVALLAGAFSSDAKRVCEVAAERDVPVLLPTATSDGLTRMGRNIFQLNTPMEERARLLADFACLELDAAEAVVLAPDDSWPREMAEAFYERGIKLGLHIADPVYYSRADNDLEQTCKRLERPTGAKKRILFAPVRSRDDIVRVLKGVRHSGCVQTIIGAGNWNHPDLLQREAAGLTVYFEADVAPDSNTVEMRNLRRTLRRRHQMMSPEFLFGYDAMHLVLNLLKDGATDRTQIMQKLHNIHHGVRAPVNFLQSRINTAINILCCSNGRIRQLESFFAK; this is translated from the coding sequence ATGCCTGCGCGCGCACAGGTGCCCATTCCATACGGGGAGGAAGAGGAGGCACGCTTCAGGCAGGCACTCGAGGAATTCACCGCGGAGCAGTATCCAGCGGCAGCCGAATCGTTCCGGAAACTCGCCAGGCAGCAGACACTGCATCAGCGTACCACCGCATCCTACATCATGGCAGCGCGTGCGTATCTGTTCGCCGGGAATCCAAAACCCGGTTTGCGTCTGCTCGAGGAGTTCAGAGACAGATATGCAGAAAGTGCATATGTCCCTGAGAGCTGGCTGATTTCCGGGGATGCCACGCGGTTGGCAGGGGGCAGTGCGCGCGCAGTAGAATGCTATCTGCGTGCATGGATCACCGGCTTTTCCGATACGTTGCTGCTGCGCCGGAAACTGGCTGAGATGCAGAAGCCCGTACTCTCTCCGTATGACACGCGCAAAACGGAAACCCTCCTCAAAAGTATTCCCTCAGGTGAGGAACTGGCCGCAGTACTTGGATTACGACCCGAGCTGACGCAGGTGCAGGCCGGACGGCAACGCGGGGGAGCTGTCGACCCGACACCAGATGGGCAGCCTCAGGGAAAGGAAAAGCGCGCAGCCAAAAAAGCGGTGGAGGAAGTCATCGTGGCCGTTGCAGTTCCGGGACGCGAGAAGGATGAGCGCAAACGCGCAATGGTGGAGCATCTCCTCCGTGGTATGCGTACGGCCTGCGATCTTTACGCTGAGGGGAAGCAGCCATCAGTGCGCATTCGCGTGCTGCATTCCGATGCCAGCGATACGCTTGCGACCAGCCTTGATGCATTGTTCCAGAATCCGCAGGTTGTAGCGCTGCTCGCCGGCGCCTTCAGCAGCGATGCAAAACGCGTCTGCGAGGTGGCAGCCGAGCGGGATGTGCCCGTTTTGCTGCCTACAGCGACATCGGACGGACTCACACGCATGGGGAGAAACATTTTTCAGCTCAATACACCGATGGAGGAGCGGGCGCGATTGCTCGCCGACTTCGCCTGTCTCGAGCTTGATGCCGCCGAAGCTGTCGTCCTTGCACCGGATGATTCATGGCCGCGGGAGATGGCGGAGGCCTTTTACGAACGGGGAATAAAACTGGGACTGCACATCGCTGACCCTGTGTATTACAGTCGGGCGGATAATGATCTCGAACAGACCTGCAAACGACTGGAACGCCCGACCGGGGCAAAAAAACGTATCCTCTTTGCACCTGTGCGCAGCAGGGATGATATTGTCAGAGTGCTGAAGGGAGTGCGGCACAGCGGTTGTGTACAGACCATCATCGGCGCGGGAAACTGGAACCATCCAGACCTGCTGCAGCGAGAAGCAGCCGGGCTCACCGTGTATTTCGAGGCCGATGTCGCGCCGGACAGCAACACCGTGGAGATGAGAAATCTGCGGAGAACGCTGCGAAGACGTCACCAGATGATGAGTCCGGAATTTCTCTTCGGCTACGATGCGATGCATCTCGTGCTCAACCTTTTGAAGGACGGTGCGACGGACCGGACGCAGATTATGCAGAAACTGCATAATATTCATCATGGCGTGCGTGCGCCGGTGAATTTTCTGCAGAGCCGGATCAATACGGCCATAAATATCCTGTGCTGTTCCAACGGACGCATACGACAGCTCGAAAGCTTTTTCGCGAAGTAA
- a CDS encoding peptidylprolyl isomerase, whose product MNRTRFLIFTLLLSVAAVFTARAQASDNTNAKEDASVDKEIAVIETNYGPIEIEFFREAAPKTVENFVELAKRGYYNGVLFHRVVKGFVIQGGDPTGTGSGGESIYGKTFEDEIDKSSPLYEAGYKRGIVAMANRGPNTNSSQFFIMHQDYNLPPSYTIFGRVIKGMDTVDKIAEVPVLGGANRPKEDVIMEKVTIK is encoded by the coding sequence ATGAATCGCACTCGTTTTCTCATCTTCACCCTGCTCCTGAGCGTTGCCGCCGTGTTCACGGCCCGCGCACAGGCGAGCGACAACACTAACGCAAAGGAGGATGCTTCCGTGGATAAGGAAATCGCCGTCATCGAAACCAACTATGGTCCCATTGAAATAGAATTTTTCCGTGAAGCAGCACCGAAAACCGTGGAAAACTTTGTCGAACTGGCAAAGCGCGGATACTATAACGGCGTGCTCTTCCATCGCGTCGTCAAGGGTTTTGTCATCCAGGGCGGCGATCCCACCGGAACCGGCAGTGGCGGCGAAAGCATCTACGGCAAGACGTTCGAAGACGAAATCGACAAGAGCTCCCCACTTTATGAAGCAGGCTACAAGCGCGGAATCGTCGCCATGGCGAATCGCGGTCCCAACACGAACAGCAGCCAGTTCTTCATCATGCATCAGGACTACAATCTTCCGCCCAGCTATACGATCTTTGGCCGCGTGATCAAGGGAATGGACACGGTCGATAAGATTGCGGAAGTGCCTGTACTCGGTGGCGCCAACCGTCCCAAAGAAGACGTCATCATGGAAAAAGTCACGATCAAGTAA
- the radC gene encoding DNA repair protein RadC gives MKNAAEHGDGQTTVSMKQWPETERPREKMLARGAEVLSDSEVLAIILNSGSGGRSALDIARDLLHRYENLRQLARRTVRELCGVPGIGHARAVTLHAAFELGRRHAAVPDQPDGVIGSPEDIASLYIPRLRDLQRERFMALLLDNAGHIIKECVISEGTVNASLVHPREVFHAAVTELASSVILLHNHPSGVREASREDHLVTRQLVEAGQLMDIPVHDHIIICGNKYVSFAENGWLEGQ, from the coding sequence ATGAAGAATGCAGCCGAACATGGCGACGGTCAAACGACCGTTTCCATGAAACAATGGCCTGAAACCGAACGTCCACGGGAAAAAATGCTGGCGCGGGGCGCTGAGGTCCTCAGCGACTCCGAAGTGCTGGCCATCATTCTCAATTCCGGCAGCGGGGGACGTTCCGCCCTTGACATCGCACGCGATCTTCTGCATCGGTATGAGAATCTGCGGCAGCTCGCACGACGCACCGTGCGTGAACTCTGTGGAGTACCGGGCATCGGTCATGCTCGAGCAGTAACACTGCATGCCGCGTTTGAACTCGGCAGACGCCACGCTGCCGTCCCGGATCAGCCCGACGGTGTCATCGGGAGTCCTGAAGACATCGCGTCGCTGTATATCCCGCGATTGAGGGATCTGCAGCGGGAACGCTTCATGGCGCTTTTGCTCGACAATGCGGGACATATCATCAAGGAATGCGTGATATCGGAAGGAACGGTCAACGCCAGCCTGGTACATCCCCGTGAAGTATTCCATGCCGCTGTCACCGAACTGGCGTCATCGGTTATTCTCCTGCACAATCATCCCAGCGGTGTGCGGGAAGCCAGCAGGGAGGATCATCTCGTTACGCGGCAGCTTGTCGAGGCCGGACAACTGATGGATATCCCGGTGCATGACCACATCATCATCTGCGGAAATAAATACGTCAGTTTTGCTGAAAACGGATGGCTGGAAGGTCAGTAG
- a CDS encoding tetratricopeptide repeat protein, with amino-acid sequence MNEHRVSQLLDEARYYEDHAMWLHAVQVYQRLIDTFPERLDLRIRLGNVYLEMGNLQAAEVILLQALRHDAHNPDILYSLGIACYQSDDLDRALFYMQQLAGQKLPKVHYSLGLIYWRQGELAHAERHLRLSLEFQPDNTGTALALGETLLRSGKPHDAVTVLANTAARAPRDVQVQFVLGRARMAAEQWEEAVLAFRTLLLTDREHNDARVAMAGAYMKLRDFDNAELVLKEALLQDQESVPALLSLGKLALLKSNRKRAEEYFRNVLDIDADNEDALEQLRYFTPQDKPVSP; translated from the coding sequence GTGAACGAACACCGTGTCAGTCAGCTTCTTGACGAAGCCCGGTACTATGAGGATCACGCCATGTGGCTGCATGCCGTGCAGGTGTATCAGCGCCTGATCGATACCTTTCCCGAACGTCTCGATCTTCGCATCAGGCTCGGGAACGTGTATCTCGAAATGGGGAATCTCCAGGCTGCGGAAGTGATCCTGCTGCAGGCACTGCGACACGACGCACACAATCCCGATATCCTTTACTCCCTCGGCATCGCCTGCTATCAGAGTGATGACCTCGATCGTGCGCTGTTTTACATGCAGCAGCTTGCGGGACAGAAATTGCCGAAGGTGCATTATTCGCTCGGACTCATATACTGGCGGCAGGGCGAACTGGCACACGCCGAACGGCACCTGCGGCTGAGCCTGGAGTTTCAACCTGACAATACCGGGACAGCCCTGGCACTCGGGGAAACACTGCTGCGTTCCGGAAAACCCCATGACGCCGTTACCGTGCTCGCAAATACTGCTGCCCGCGCACCACGCGATGTGCAGGTGCAGTTCGTGCTCGGACGCGCACGCATGGCCGCAGAGCAGTGGGAGGAAGCAGTTCTCGCGTTCCGCACACTGCTGCTCACCGATCGGGAACACAATGATGCACGCGTCGCCATGGCCGGTGCATACATGAAACTTCGTGATTTCGACAATGCCGAGCTCGTGCTCAAGGAAGCGCTGCTCCAGGATCAGGAATCCGTACCCGCCCTGCTTTCACTCGGCAAGCTCGCCCTGCTGAAATCCAACCGAAAACGCGCGGAAGAATATTTCCGCAACGTCCTCGACATCGATGCAGATAATGAAGATGCACTGGAACAGCTTCGATATTTTACACCGCAGGATAAACCTGTTTCCCCGTAG
- a CDS encoding bi-domain-containing oxidoreductase: protein MKQIAQHIKSGAMKVADVPPPSPGRGMILVKNYFSVISAGTEKTSVDSRKSSLVQRARSQPDEVRKVVEEVRRNGLQRTYKRIMSKLDSFAGLGYSSAGVVLAVDDSVRDIEVGDRVACGGADYALHADVIAVPRNLVAKIPDGVSMESAAYTTVAAIALQGVRQTAPSLGETVVVIGLGLLGQFTVQFLKANGCRVIGVDLDPGAVALARKSGADYALERKNDPVESVVQSVSGGHGADAVIITAGTSSNDPIELAGRITRERGRVVVVGAAAMNIPRGPFYMKEIDIRMSRSYGPGRYDSDYEEEGLDYPIGFVRWTENRNMIAYLTLLAQGRVNTDILTTHRFTADESLKAYEMIGGEKTEPYVGIVISYDDLDEEELKQISHAENRVSTPVISPERSSLTLGFIGAGSFASGFLLPHLKEMEDVTLDTVCNRSGLTGADMRNKFGFKKSSTNVDDVLQDKTIGTVFVATRHGQHAPYTFEALRHGKHVFVEKPLAMSEEELSPIASLLLDNPEMRGKLQLMVGFNRRFAPLVKDMQAFFATMEEPSIVHYYVNAGFLPKDHWTQHPEDGGGRIVGEVCHFIDTIQFLTGAHPQRISAECISSDNEAVTNYDNVNITMRMSDGSVGIITYASNGDSSIPKERITMSAGNSTAVMDNFQSLTLARGGKLNRKKGSGDKGHRNEVIAFMQAIRKKSDPVIPLESLLITTRATFRVLEALNSKRTIELGSLGENAGDL, encoded by the coding sequence ATGAAACAGATCGCACAGCATATCAAATCAGGGGCCATGAAAGTGGCCGATGTGCCGCCTCCCTCGCCGGGTCGCGGCATGATACTCGTCAAGAATTATTTCTCTGTCATCAGCGCCGGCACGGAAAAAACTTCCGTCGATTCGCGTAAATCCTCGCTCGTGCAGCGCGCACGCAGCCAGCCCGATGAGGTACGGAAAGTCGTCGAGGAAGTTCGTCGAAACGGCCTGCAGCGCACGTACAAGCGCATTATGAGCAAGCTCGATTCCTTCGCAGGACTCGGCTACAGCAGTGCAGGCGTCGTGCTCGCGGTCGATGACAGCGTGCGAGACATCGAGGTCGGTGACCGTGTGGCCTGCGGCGGTGCCGATTATGCCCTGCATGCCGATGTTATCGCCGTCCCCCGTAACCTGGTCGCCAAAATACCGGACGGGGTGTCGATGGAGTCTGCCGCCTACACCACCGTGGCAGCCATCGCTCTGCAGGGGGTCAGGCAAACGGCGCCCAGTCTCGGTGAAACCGTGGTCGTGATCGGACTCGGCCTGCTCGGCCAGTTCACCGTCCAGTTTCTGAAAGCCAACGGATGCAGGGTTATCGGCGTTGATCTCGATCCCGGTGCTGTTGCGCTTGCCCGCAAATCCGGCGCGGATTATGCCCTCGAGCGCAAAAACGACCCGGTGGAATCCGTCGTGCAGTCCGTCAGTGGCGGCCATGGTGCCGATGCCGTGATCATCACGGCAGGAACCAGCAGTAACGACCCCATTGAACTTGCGGGTCGCATCACACGCGAACGCGGTCGCGTTGTCGTGGTCGGTGCCGCCGCGATGAACATTCCCCGCGGACCGTTTTACATGAAGGAAATCGACATCCGCATGTCGCGCAGCTACGGTCCGGGACGCTACGACAGCGACTACGAGGAGGAGGGGCTCGACTACCCCATCGGATTCGTACGCTGGACCGAGAATCGCAATATGATCGCCTATCTCACCCTGCTTGCACAGGGCCGCGTGAACACCGATATCCTCACGACGCATCGCTTTACGGCGGATGAGTCGCTGAAAGCCTATGAGATGATCGGCGGGGAAAAGACGGAACCCTATGTGGGCATCGTCATTTCCTATGACGATCTCGACGAGGAGGAACTCAAGCAGATTTCGCATGCAGAAAACAGGGTATCCACTCCTGTCATTTCTCCGGAACGCAGTTCACTCACGCTGGGCTTCATCGGTGCGGGCAGCTTCGCATCCGGTTTCCTCCTCCCCCATCTCAAGGAAATGGAGGATGTCACGCTCGATACGGTCTGCAACCGCAGCGGACTGACAGGGGCGGACATGCGCAACAAATTCGGCTTCAAGAAGTCGTCGACAAATGTTGACGACGTATTGCAGGATAAGACCATCGGCACGGTATTCGTTGCGACGCGTCACGGACAACATGCCCCTTACACCTTCGAAGCGCTCAGGCATGGGAAGCATGTCTTCGTCGAGAAGCCTCTCGCGATGAGTGAAGAGGAGCTCTCTCCCATTGCCTCTCTCCTGCTCGATAACCCCGAAATGCGCGGCAAACTGCAGCTGATGGTAGGGTTCAACCGCCGCTTCGCCCCTCTGGTCAAAGACATGCAGGCGTTTTTCGCGACGATGGAAGAACCTTCGATTGTGCACTATTACGTCAATGCCGGTTTCCTTCCGAAAGATCACTGGACTCAGCATCCGGAAGACGGCGGCGGCAGAATTGTCGGCGAGGTCTGCCATTTCATCGATACCATTCAATTCCTCACCGGAGCGCATCCGCAGCGCATCAGCGCAGAATGCATCTCTTCCGACAACGAGGCAGTCACCAATTACGACAATGTCAATATCACGATGCGCATGTCGGATGGTTCGGTAGGCATCATCACATATGCCTCCAACGGCGACAGCTCGATTCCCAAGGAACGCATCACCATGTCCGCGGGAAACAGCACCGCGGTGATGGACAACTTTCAGTCCCTCACCCTCGCGCGTGGTGGAAAGCTGAACCGGAAAAAAGGCAGCGGCGATAAAGGGCATCGCAACGAGGTCATCGCCTTCATGCAGGCGATTCGGAAGAAAAGCGACCCCGTCATTCCACTGGAAAGCCTTCTGATTACGACGCGTGCAACATTCCGCGTCCTTGAGGCGCTCAACAGCAAGCGCACGATCGAACTCGGGTCGCTCGGGGAGAACGCCGGCGATCTATGA
- a CDS encoding undecaprenyl-diphosphate phosphatase, whose protein sequence is MSLFQAIVLGIVQGLTEFLPISSTAHLRIVPALLGWNDPGAAFTAVTQIGTLIAVFIYFWHDITKLAGAFMRSLLHLRPFETSDSKMAWWIMFGTIPIGVFGLLFKDFIETDFRSLHVIAGSLIALAVILAIAERSGKRNRDLSSMKWWDTQIIGLSQALALIPGSSRSGTTITAGLFLHLKREDAARFSFLLSIPAITLSGLFELYQLRDQLAGDLGVALFVAVVVSGIVGYLAIEFLLRYLRSHSTMLFIVYRIALGILIFILLATNML, encoded by the coding sequence ATGAGTCTTTTCCAAGCCATTGTTCTGGGAATCGTTCAGGGACTGACCGAGTTCCTCCCTATCAGCAGCACGGCGCATTTGCGCATCGTCCCTGCCCTGCTGGGCTGGAATGATCCGGGTGCAGCCTTTACCGCCGTGACTCAGATCGGAACATTGATCGCGGTGTTCATTTATTTCTGGCACGATATCACGAAACTCGCCGGCGCGTTCATGCGCTCACTGCTCCACCTGCGTCCCTTTGAAACCTCCGATTCCAAAATGGCGTGGTGGATCATGTTCGGCACCATTCCGATCGGCGTCTTCGGCCTGCTGTTCAAGGATTTCATTGAAACGGATTTCCGCTCCCTCCATGTCATCGCCGGCAGCCTCATCGCGCTTGCCGTCATCCTTGCCATCGCCGAACGGAGCGGAAAGCGCAATCGCGATCTTTCTTCGATGAAATGGTGGGATACGCAGATCATCGGGCTGTCGCAGGCGCTTGCGCTCATTCCAGGATCCTCTCGATCCGGGACCACGATCACGGCCGGACTCTTCCTGCACCTCAAGCGTGAGGATGCAGCACGATTTTCCTTTCTGCTCAGTATTCCCGCCATCACCCTGAGCGGACTGTTCGAACTGTATCAACTGCGCGACCAGCTTGCCGGCGACCTCGGGGTGGCGCTGTTCGTGGCGGTTGTGGTCTCGGGCATCGTAGGCTATCTTGCCATTGAATTCCTACTGCGATATCTGCGATCACACAGCACAATGCTGTTCATCGTCTATCGCATCGCACTCGGCATACTGATATTTATTCTGCTTGCAACAAACATGCTGTAA
- a CDS encoding sigma-70 family RNA polymerase sigma factor — MQEHSLETRVEERIEAGKLDRATLETLSDEELMLLFQRDVHAAFDILVERFQDPLMNFIFRFTGSMDDAADVLQDTFVRVYKKKHLYKTIAKVSTWIYTIAGNLAKSELRRGHRKYTTRLVQKRDENEEYTLPISDGDPLPDRSADSSIVFERIQEALTKLPEVFREAVILRDIQELSYEEIAEIIDMPIGTVKSRISRGRLQLQELLKDIYD, encoded by the coding sequence ATGCAGGAACATTCTCTTGAAACGCGGGTAGAAGAACGTATTGAGGCTGGTAAACTGGACCGTGCCACCCTCGAGACGCTCTCTGATGAAGAGCTGATGCTTTTGTTTCAGCGCGATGTTCATGCCGCATTCGATATCCTGGTGGAGCGTTTTCAGGATCCCCTGATGAATTTCATCTTTCGTTTCACCGGCAGCATGGACGATGCCGCAGATGTGCTGCAGGACACGTTTGTACGCGTGTACAAGAAAAAGCACCTGTACAAAACAATCGCGAAGGTATCGACCTGGATTTACACCATCGCCGGTAACCTCGCAAAAAGTGAACTACGACGCGGACATCGAAAGTATACGACAAGGCTGGTACAGAAGCGCGATGAAAATGAGGAGTACACACTCCCGATTTCCGACGGCGACCCGCTCCCCGATCGCAGTGCTGACAGCAGCATCGTCTTCGAGCGCATACAGGAAGCCCTCACAAAACTACCCGAGGTATTTCGCGAAGCCGTCATTCTCCGCGATATCCAGGAACTCAGCTACGAGGAAATCGCAGAAATCATCGACATGCCGATCGGAACCGTGAAATCACGCATCAGCCGCGGCAGACTGCAGCTGCAGGAATTACTGAAAGACATTTATGACTAA
- a CDS encoding replication-associated recombination protein A: MVTPPEIPLAERMRPRELSGYVGQRHLVGKGKPIFQMISRGTLFSMIFWGPPGSGKTTLARLLSHNIRAHFDQLSAVSSGVKDVRKVIEQARSRRYELEMLQTVLFIDEIHRFNKAQQDALLQAVEQGDITLIGATTENPSFEVIPPLRSRARTYVLNPLTIEELSLLLDRALEEDDYLKKLEVAFDDRDMLIAYSGGDARSMLNGLEMCCLLAEEDGKVTITQEILEEAFQRAFAKYDKGGEEHYNIISAFIKSVRGSDPDAAVYWMARMLEGGEDPLFIARRLIILASEDIGNADPNALLLATACHQSVHAIGMPEARIVLAQTATYLASTQKSNAAYLAIDGALSDVRNFPPYPVPLHLRNAPTKLMKSEGYGKGYRYAHDFPGHFVEQNYLPEELQQKQYYKPTDEGREQRIRERLRQLWKKRNY, from the coding sequence ATGGTCACTCCCCCGGAAATACCTCTCGCCGAGCGCATGCGTCCCCGCGAGCTGTCAGGCTATGTGGGTCAGCGCCACCTCGTCGGCAAGGGGAAACCGATCTTCCAGATGATCTCCCGTGGAACACTGTTCAGCATGATTTTCTGGGGTCCCCCAGGTTCAGGAAAAACCACGCTCGCCCGTCTTCTCTCGCATAACATCCGTGCACATTTCGATCAGCTCTCCGCCGTATCTTCGGGAGTAAAGGATGTTCGCAAGGTCATCGAACAGGCCCGCAGCCGGCGCTACGAGCTGGAAATGCTGCAGACCGTCCTTTTCATTGATGAGATTCATCGCTTTAACAAAGCCCAGCAAGATGCGCTCCTGCAGGCAGTTGAGCAGGGAGACATCACGCTGATCGGAGCAACGACGGAGAATCCTTCCTTTGAGGTCATTCCTCCCCTTCGTTCGCGGGCGAGGACGTATGTCCTCAATCCCCTGACGATTGAGGAACTCTCCCTGCTGCTCGACAGGGCCCTGGAAGAAGATGATTATCTGAAGAAACTCGAAGTCGCGTTTGATGACAGGGATATGCTCATCGCCTACAGCGGCGGTGATGCCCGGAGCATGCTGAACGGACTCGAGATGTGCTGCCTGCTGGCTGAGGAGGACGGAAAGGTCACCATAACACAGGAAATTCTCGAGGAGGCCTTCCAGCGCGCATTTGCCAAGTACGATAAAGGCGGCGAAGAGCACTACAACATCATTTCCGCTTTTATCAAGTCCGTCAGAGGCAGCGATCCGGATGCAGCGGTGTACTGGATGGCACGAATGCTCGAGGGTGGAGAAGACCCGTTGTTCATCGCGCGCCGCCTTATCATTCTCGCCTCCGAGGATATCGGCAACGCAGATCCCAACGCGCTGCTGCTGGCGACTGCATGTCATCAATCCGTCCACGCAATCGGCATGCCTGAAGCGCGTATCGTGCTCGCACAGACCGCTACATACCTCGCCAGCACGCAGAAAAGTAACGCGGCGTACCTGGCAATAGACGGCGCACTGAGCGATGTACGCAACTTCCCTCCCTACCCCGTGCCCCTGCATCTGCGCAATGCACCGACCAAGCTGATGAAGTCCGAAGGCTACGGCAAGGGTTACCGCTATGCGCATGACTTCCCCGGCCATTTCGTCGAACAGAATTATCTTCCCGAAGAACTCCAGCAGAAGCAGTATTACAAGCCGACGGATGAGGGACGCGAACAGCGCATCCGTGAACGACTGCGCCAGCTCTGGAAAAAACGGAACTACTGA
- the holA gene encoding DNA polymerase III subunit delta, which produces MTDNELVKQIESRSFLPVYLLYGEEDYLVEQRAKEIAQAALGDGDASFNYDVFRGTDHQAEDVTVAANAFPFMSDKRVVLVREADAFLKKPVLASYAEHPSPDTVLILCAGGLKPSRRKKAPAKKSAAADVLFTLQQLSRGKSPLAAVVEYKALKDREAQHWISQEMQRQGKRISPEACTIMHALRGNNSRELASEIEKIVTALPEKDHIEPDDVYTHLGASRQYNIFALTNAIMARDARQAQEIVSHLLGSEEPLMIVTMIARQMTSLWRVRALGITGRATDEDARSAGLIWAWQVDNLRKYAKNFPDSTYFERCFEYILEADLAMKSAPTDPSVAVIRLVSELTQD; this is translated from the coding sequence TTGACTGACAACGAATTAGTAAAGCAAATCGAAAGCAGATCCTTCCTCCCCGTATATCTCCTCTACGGGGAGGAGGATTACCTCGTCGAGCAACGCGCGAAAGAAATTGCGCAGGCCGCTCTCGGGGATGGGGATGCCTCGTTCAATTACGACGTCTTCCGTGGTACGGATCATCAGGCGGAAGACGTTACCGTCGCCGCCAATGCCTTTCCGTTCATGTCGGACAAACGTGTTGTACTGGTGCGCGAAGCGGATGCATTCCTGAAAAAACCCGTTCTGGCTTCCTACGCCGAGCATCCATCCCCGGACACGGTACTCATACTCTGTGCAGGGGGACTCAAACCCTCTCGTCGCAAAAAGGCGCCGGCAAAGAAATCCGCGGCAGCCGACGTCCTTTTCACCCTGCAGCAGCTTTCGCGGGGGAAATCGCCCCTTGCCGCCGTCGTGGAATACAAGGCGCTGAAAGACCGTGAAGCGCAGCATTGGATCAGCCAGGAAATGCAGCGCCAGGGCAAACGCATCAGTCCTGAAGCCTGCACCATCATGCATGCGCTCCGTGGAAACAACAGTCGTGAACTGGCATCTGAAATCGAAAAGATCGTCACCGCGCTTCCGGAAAAGGATCACATTGAACCGGACGATGTGTATACACATCTCGGCGCCTCGCGTCAGTACAATATCTTCGCCCTGACCAACGCCATCATGGCACGTGATGCGCGACAGGCGCAGGAAATCGTCTCACATCTTCTTGGAAGCGAGGAACCGCTGATGATCGTCACCATGATCGCGCGGCAGATGACCTCCCTCTGGCGTGTGCGAGCACTGGGGATCACGGGACGTGCGACCGACGAAGACGCACGGTCTGCAGGGCTCATCTGGGCCTGGCAGGTAGATAATCTGCGCAAATACGCAAAAAACTTTCCCGATTCGACGTATTTTGAGCGCTGTTTTGAATATATTCTTGAAGCAGACCTCGCAATGAAATCCGCTCCGACAGACCCTTCAGTCGCTGTCATTCGCCTTGTCAGCGAATTGACGCAGGATTGA